The following coding sequences lie in one Spinacia oleracea cultivar Varoflay chromosome 1, BTI_SOV_V1, whole genome shotgun sequence genomic window:
- the LOC130466202 gene encoding blue copper protein-like — protein MSKVNVQIVCGILLILVLIQSISGHKVYRVGDNQGWNPNVDFKAWSARKTFHLGDVLEFNYGEGLEVQEVSAKVFQSCNHNGAVIFEDHSGKTAIPLRRNGSHYFICGVFDYCNHGMKLNITVN, from the exons ATGAGCAAGGTAAATGTGCAAATAGTGTGTGGAATCTTGCTCATTTTGGTattgattcaatcaatttcCGGGCATAAGGTTTACAGGGTAGGTGATAATCAAGGTTGGAATCCGAACGTTGACTTTAAGGCCTGGTCTGCTAGAAAGACGTTCCATCTGGGTGACGTTCTTG AATTCAATTATGGAGAAGGTTTAGAAGTGCAGGAGGTGTCAGCCAAGGTTTTCCAATCTTGTAACCACAATGGCGCCGTCATATTCGAAGATCATTCGGGGAAAACTGCCATCCCCCTTCGACGTAACGGATCTCATTACTTCATTTGTGGTGTGTTTGATTATTGTAACCATGGCATGAAACTGAACATTACAGTAAATTGA